The Enterococcus sp. 7F3_DIV0205 genome has a window encoding:
- a CDS encoding Ig-like domain-containing protein gives MNKTVLKASLGLALFSTMLVANTQMVQATETTNISQSYADNSLDVTQGWKVNFSTNLANVHEEDIFKQNMKSPTSTQKMVLNNFGNIGNAELTAKKTITMKKGHTYNLDLIYAMQFSNGSGYIDFNGEKIDSASINNDAKDHAYKKVVKADADMDYVITIYYKVPMRATGYLKLAYDTSLGNGIEEQSNIASPELIAPTEGQTKITGTGISGNTINIYDAAGKLLGSGTVNSQNNFEITVNRPFIKGEEITGYQVDKNGVISEKGTAIVKEALNPSKPELDNPITEDTTTITGKADPGATVDVNIGDEHYETVADDDGNFSVELDHTFPYGTEVHTTAKDKEGNASEPLDTIVEYADTAKIDFDYTLSSIDQYISGTSSRPNTKVEIKVGARIFSTTTDDQGNYVLELPTTYKPGTPVKATITDKAGTTAVANQIILPRMPTLPSLSSGIKEIFGVVDPNAVVKLVVTQGENSYNLQTTADASGDYTISLKDPDTGADIVLGVGDKVEAQATLESLGLSSEVLTTTIWTRALN, from the coding sequence ATGAATAAAACAGTTTTAAAAGCTAGTCTAGGTTTAGCTCTATTTTCTACTATGCTAGTAGCTAACACACAAATGGTGCAAGCAACAGAAACAACAAACATTTCACAGAGTTATGCGGATAATTCTTTAGATGTAACGCAAGGCTGGAAAGTAAACTTCTCTACTAATTTGGCTAATGTTCATGAAGAAGATATTTTTAAACAAAATATGAAGAGTCCAACATCTACTCAAAAAATGGTTTTGAATAACTTTGGAAATATCGGAAATGCTGAATTAACTGCTAAAAAGACGATCACTATGAAAAAAGGCCACACATACAATTTGGATTTGATTTATGCGATGCAATTTAGTAATGGCTCTGGTTATATTGATTTTAATGGAGAAAAAATTGATTCAGCCTCAATTAATAATGATGCGAAAGATCATGCCTATAAAAAAGTAGTCAAAGCAGATGCTGATATGGACTATGTAATCACAATCTATTACAAAGTACCAATGAGAGCGACAGGTTATCTCAAATTAGCTTATGATACTAGCTTAGGCAATGGTATCGAAGAACAAAGTAATATAGCATCTCCCGAATTGATTGCTCCTACAGAAGGCCAAACAAAAATCACTGGTACAGGAATTAGCGGCAATACAATCAATATTTATGATGCTGCTGGAAAACTACTAGGTAGCGGAACTGTAAACAGTCAAAATAACTTTGAAATTACTGTAAATCGTCCATTTATCAAAGGGGAGGAAATCACAGGATATCAAGTTGATAAAAATGGTGTTATTAGTGAAAAAGGAACTGCAATCGTCAAAGAAGCATTGAATCCAAGCAAACCTGAGTTAGATAATCCTATTACTGAAGATACAACAACGATAACAGGTAAAGCAGATCCAGGAGCAACAGTTGATGTTAATATTGGTGATGAACATTATGAGACTGTAGCAGACGACGATGGTAACTTCTCAGTCGAGCTAGACCACACATTCCCGTATGGTACAGAAGTGCATACAACTGCTAAAGACAAGGAAGGAAACGCGAGCGAACCGTTAGATACAATCGTGGAATATGCGGATACAGCAAAAATTGATTTCGACTACACATTATCTAGTATCGATCAATATATATCAGGAACAAGTTCAAGACCCAATACTAAAGTAGAAATAAAGGTTGGAGCTAGAATTTTTAGTACAACAACGGATGACCAAGGAAATTACGTATTGGAACTTCCAACAACTTATAAACCAGGTACTCCTGTTAAAGCAACAATTACAGATAAAGCTGGTACGACTGCTGTTGCAAATCAAATCATTTTACCTAGAATGCCTACATTACCATCATTGTCATCTGGGATTAAAGAAATATTTGGAGTAGTGGATCCAAACGCTGTTGTAAAATTGGTTGTTACTCAAGGTGAAAATAGTTATAATCTTCAAACTACTGCAGATGCAAGTGGTGATTATACAATTTCATTGAAAGATCCTGATACTGGTGCAGATATTGTATTAGGGGTGGGAGATAAAGTTGAAGCACAAGCAACACTTGAGAGCTTAGGTCTTTCATCTGAAGTGCTTACAACAACCATTTGGACTAGAGCATTAAACTAA
- a CDS encoding Ig-like domain-containing protein, with protein sequence MAKENTVSDSIFQYSLSKVAYLSNMNVATIEKNQNWVLNSFDSFRGNNLQNNFVTSETNEIQITRSIANYSKIYELSITDMNWGKIYGSTTIYRGILNGNIQLNAKFEPGNTYVVLVREFDPWGQLTGKNYPIGYFGTAQTSNPQVSKPKINEVTDKDTTIFGTATPNTTVHLTIGTDKYRGTTATDGSFSINLDHSYPAGTGLEVYTMDSTGGKSESLIGIVKGANDTIGVNPIYSSDSVITGKTIPNVLVEASIDNSKVRARIYEGTSDSQGYFSIDLNGKTYPAGTQVTITAFKSDGTNISKLVIVYPRIPSVNTVNINDTVITGSADPNAKLEVLINNIDRYRTTVDAAGNFRVVVDPLKLGDKLSIYQESNGINSDTVSIIVK encoded by the coding sequence TTGGCAAAGGAAAACACTGTATCAGATAGTATATTTCAATATTCACTCTCAAAAGTGGCTTATCTATCAAATATGAATGTTGCTACTATTGAAAAAAATCAAAATTGGGTATTAAATAGCTTTGACTCATTTAGAGGAAACAATCTTCAAAATAACTTTGTTACAAGCGAAACCAACGAAATACAAATTACCCGTAGTATAGCAAATTATTCAAAAATTTATGAGCTGTCAATCACTGATATGAACTGGGGAAAAATATACGGTTCAACTACGATTTATCGAGGCATCTTAAATGGGAATATTCAGTTGAATGCAAAGTTTGAACCAGGAAATACCTATGTCGTATTGGTAAGAGAATTTGATCCTTGGGGACAATTAACAGGCAAAAATTATCCCATTGGTTATTTTGGTACAGCACAAACAAGCAATCCTCAAGTTAGTAAACCAAAAATCAATGAAGTCACTGACAAGGATACTACAATTTTCGGAACAGCTACTCCGAATACCACAGTCCACTTAACGATAGGGACTGATAAATACAGAGGGACCACGGCGACAGATGGTTCATTTTCAATCAACTTAGATCACTCATATCCTGCTGGTACAGGTCTAGAAGTCTACACTATGGATAGTACTGGTGGGAAAAGCGAAAGCTTAATCGGGATCGTCAAAGGTGCGAACGATACTATCGGAGTAAATCCAATCTACTCATCAGATTCTGTCATTACAGGGAAGACTATTCCAAATGTTTTAGTTGAAGCAAGTATTGATAACTCTAAAGTGAGAGCACGTATTTATGAAGGAACTTCTGATTCACAAGGTTATTTTTCAATTGATTTGAACGGGAAAACCTATCCAGCCGGAACACAAGTAACAATTACAGCTTTCAAGTCTGACGGAACTAATATCTCTAAGTTGGTTATCGTTTACCCGAGAATTCCATCAGTAAATACAGTGAATATAAATGACACTGTGATCACTGGATCTGCGGATCCCAATGCTAAGCTTGAAGTTTTGATTAATAATATAGATAGATATAGAACTACAGTAGATGCAGCTGGGAATTTTAGAGTCGTTGTTGATCCGCTAAAATTGGGAGATAAGTTGTCGATCTATCAAGAAAGTAATGGAATTAATAGTGATACGGTGAGTATTATAGTGAAATAA
- a CDS encoding Crp/Fnr family transcriptional regulator: MVNYLTNFFLEQKIKNVHFFQNSLKKTHFNRKDIINLYIKKKEIIEFPTPDDLYFIKYGSIKESVIDWSGNIKTIRILTQNDVLFYSDIIQNNSSVYFLQALNDIEIDKIPLTKLAKDNSHYSNFLSFNYQLNSQIYFSKWFYSSNRGEKRVYEAFLEILLSLATEDIEVNSSESFLLPAYITHELISELSGVSRSYVTRIIEKLKEKKILSYVDNSIEILNINYFFKQLLF; encoded by the coding sequence ATGGTAAACTATCTTACTAACTTTTTTTTAGAGCAAAAAATAAAGAATGTACATTTTTTTCAAAATTCACTAAAAAAAACTCATTTTAATAGGAAGGATATCATCAATTTATATATTAAAAAAAAAGAAATAATCGAATTTCCCACACCGGATGACTTATATTTCATAAAATATGGAAGTATTAAAGAATCGGTTATTGACTGGTCTGGAAATATCAAGACAATACGAATTTTAACTCAAAATGATGTCTTATTTTATTCAGATATAATTCAAAATAACTCATCCGTTTATTTTTTGCAGGCTTTGAATGATATTGAGATTGATAAAATCCCTCTTACCAAACTAGCAAAAGATAACTCTCATTATTCTAATTTTCTATCTTTCAACTATCAACTTAATTCACAAATATATTTTTCTAAATGGTTTTACTCTTCCAATAGAGGTGAAAAAAGGGTCTATGAAGCTTTTTTAGAAATCTTACTCAGTCTTGCCACAGAGGATATCGAAGTGAATTCATCAGAAAGTTTTTTACTTCCCGCATATATTACACACGAGCTAATTTCAGAACTTTCTGGTGTCAGTCGTTCTTACGTCACACGTATAATTGAAAAATTAAAAGAAAAAAAGATACTTTCTTATGTGGATAACTCCATTGAAATTTTAAATATAAACTATTTTTTCAAACAATTATTATTCTAG
- a CDS encoding DNA-binding response regulator, protein MYTIGVLSIDDNVHSNYVKELEGNNYVIQPLDHLHFLNQLDTVDTVLIDYSHNEYKKNDQLYEIIMTIKKQTNLFIWILLKESTKLDRLIFLQLGAGAVLDHTIQPDEFLIYLTNFFNNYSEKKEYLISPKIETPTPITLVPENISAILEGNITVYLTKIEYKLLNYLVQKKDQSATYTEIAHILWPTAEITFHHRTQIANIVFRLRQKIEQNPSKPCYIKTIRSVGYRIANRKTAQ, encoded by the coding sequence ATGTATACAATCGGTGTACTATCAATAGATGACAACGTTCATTCAAACTACGTAAAAGAGCTAGAAGGGAATAACTACGTGATCCAGCCATTAGATCACTTACATTTTTTAAATCAACTAGATACAGTCGATACTGTACTCATCGATTACTCGCATAACGAATACAAAAAAAACGATCAACTTTACGAAATTATTATGACAATTAAAAAGCAAACCAATTTATTCATTTGGATATTGTTAAAAGAATCAACTAAACTCGATCGACTAATTTTCTTACAGCTTGGTGCTGGGGCAGTACTTGATCATACTATTCAGCCTGACGAATTTTTAATATATTTAACTAATTTCTTTAATAACTATTCTGAAAAAAAAGAATACTTAATTTCTCCAAAAATTGAAACACCTACTCCAATAACTTTAGTGCCTGAAAACATATCAGCTATTTTAGAGGGGAATATAACAGTATATTTAACAAAAATTGAATACAAATTACTCAACTATTTAGTTCAAAAAAAAGACCAATCTGCAACATACACAGAAATAGCTCATATACTTTGGCCAACAGCAGAAATAACTTTTCATCATCGGACCCAAATTGCAAATATTGTTTTTCGATTACGGCAAAAAATCGAACAGAATCCTTCCAAACCTTGTTATATCAAAACAATTCGTTCTGTCGGTTATCGTATTGCTAATCGAAAAACAGCTCAATAA
- a CDS encoding WxL domain-containing protein produces the protein MKHKNKLVIFGMLLIGIISIGSFYLENTTIKAEDEIEQANQVHRTTVTPKATFEGRIAQVYTGEQLKNAVNDWSVKQIELMNDVKMTYSIHYVNRNLVIRGNGYKLDAVSSGFQVESGDFTFRLENIVLAGASLEKPLLNYKSDYSGPISTVEMENVSEGANNQSPITNLQYSNLVFTGGKNIFNNTKTKFEESVLFSQAKMTIQGGAQVSINQKDMKVISGFEEGDFALYMTEKSKLIINTTKFDSINPKTNIVIENASEINIAGGSTLDISAENSEKTQSIPIINFYSNRNYQLPAMIKVSEESELSIHGSDLRTGISMSTYKGSEIDVTNAKLNIATEKGNGIYMGQVNGSNATGSKITAQNGGQIALKGSGKHVLEFQIKEPQVNISKNSRLDIQHETQEDTSSVYMNGQTPKMMVSDNSQVNLVASRNGIQLSGDRALFKVEGGSKVFATVDQGDSIQLEGGNPSLEVSGKETILKGESNRLVQRDGRATIYLGKRDAETYSEGARITISDEAQVDLIANKSSAMVMQSTKGVFDLTTGAKLMIKSGETYGDSSIAAASLRFMRSGQPSLRNGHYTFNIDNAELTIEKTGGNAATLRLFGFGNQVNVKNNGKFVVNNPGSGTVSNGGSGDGNQGIHYTTANGIGAGDVNKFSVEDEGSEVRINADYGPAIDMDEQKGSIIARNDGYFEARGQTASSNVGIFRTTNRLEVLFDKPFFMDFSNTRPGGGNILQADNLSTLTAIESDLSLWKKGTSIEQDPDLNFRDLDYGFEGENFKDLAATNRPEDFNVTTIGTEGLTNYTRLSSNNARWAVADVLRVPTTADKKIHGRVSLPVGLNRTRPAWDDEAEVTVEVQRANGEKEVYEKVKSVGDSKAKPGISIYGEKPQGGLFEIDTGKYFEVGDKVTITKVNLTSGELTPGFDNQILTKTVEPFQIIPPKPITVESNAINNQATSIKGHVEDRTVEFTATLNGQPLDTSSVVVDEMGNFELSLEAMTLKEGDEIQLFARDHEGSALKAGVVNPPITNNDTGNSNPSQKLTFHDTSFEAAPTINVSELMPLSVLFQDENGQAIHKTLTMFKEPNESVDLTKEEQITSAIQTLKKQEYNLFKKPKPEVIIMNEAKTVIYQFMGPTEELISDKEPQTDEFAIRAVSDFKFPHVPIGTTRAIKLDKLTPEPSEGAKGYSSGIEVADMSGTAKGWSVSVAMTTPLQTTEGKELKGWELYIPTEKVKSGGVETKDAIGHTVTVTKEGATGSVFSAAQGKGKGRFADIFESYTEEATTEEGLTRKKGVQLTVPSGAYKGAYQGKLTWTLQNVPN, from the coding sequence TTGAAACATAAAAATAAATTAGTGATCTTTGGGATGTTACTGATAGGAATAATCAGTATAGGTAGTTTCTATTTAGAGAATACAACAATCAAAGCTGAAGACGAAATAGAACAAGCGAATCAAGTACATAGAACAACGGTAACACCGAAAGCAACATTTGAGGGGAGAATTGCTCAAGTATACACTGGAGAGCAATTAAAAAATGCTGTAAATGATTGGTCTGTCAAACAAATAGAACTAATGAACGATGTGAAGATGACATATAGTATTCACTATGTAAATAGAAATTTAGTTATCAGAGGGAATGGATATAAACTTGATGCAGTTTCATCAGGTTTTCAGGTGGAGTCTGGAGATTTTACTTTTAGATTAGAAAATATTGTTTTAGCAGGTGCAAGTCTTGAAAAGCCACTACTCAATTATAAGTCGGATTATTCAGGTCCAATAAGTACTGTTGAAATGGAGAATGTCAGTGAGGGTGCAAACAATCAATCACCAATTACCAATCTACAATATTCAAATCTAGTGTTTACTGGTGGAAAAAATATTTTTAATAATACAAAAACTAAATTTGAAGAATCTGTTTTATTTAGTCAAGCTAAGATGACTATTCAAGGTGGTGCGCAAGTCAGTATAAACCAAAAGGATATGAAGGTAATTAGTGGTTTTGAGGAGGGGGATTTCGCGTTATATATGACGGAAAAGTCGAAATTGATTATAAATACGACGAAATTTGACTCAATCAATCCAAAAACGAACATAGTCATAGAAAATGCATCTGAAATTAACATAGCTGGGGGTTCTACTCTTGACATAAGTGCAGAAAATAGTGAGAAGACCCAGTCGATCCCTATTATTAATTTTTATAGTAATCGAAATTACCAACTGCCTGCTATGATTAAAGTGAGCGAAGAGAGTGAGCTTTCAATTCATGGTTCTGATCTACGGACAGGAATTTCTATGTCTACTTACAAAGGTTCAGAGATTGATGTTACAAACGCCAAACTAAACATTGCAACAGAAAAGGGAAACGGAATTTATATGGGGCAAGTGAATGGGTCAAATGCAACAGGCTCAAAAATAACTGCTCAAAATGGTGGACAGATAGCACTAAAAGGCTCTGGAAAACATGTATTAGAATTTCAAATAAAAGAACCACAAGTTAATATTTCTAAAAATAGTAGACTAGATATTCAGCACGAAACACAAGAAGATACGTCGAGTGTTTATATGAATGGACAGACGCCTAAAATGATGGTCTCTGATAATAGTCAAGTCAATTTAGTAGCTTCTAGAAATGGGATTCAGTTATCTGGAGATAGAGCGTTGTTTAAAGTAGAGGGTGGCTCGAAAGTCTTTGCTACTGTCGATCAAGGAGATAGCATTCAACTGGAAGGGGGGAACCCTAGCCTAGAGGTTTCTGGAAAAGAGACCATTCTAAAAGGAGAAAGTAATCGATTGGTTCAACGTGATGGAAGAGCGACTATTTATTTAGGAAAGCGTGATGCTGAGACGTACAGTGAAGGAGCACGTATTACAATTTCAGATGAGGCGCAAGTAGATCTTATAGCAAATAAATCTAGTGCGATGGTGATGCAGTCAACAAAGGGTGTCTTTGATCTAACAACTGGGGCGAAATTAATGATTAAATCTGGTGAAACCTACGGTGATAGTTCAATTGCAGCGGCATCATTGAGATTTATGAGAAGTGGACAGCCCTCTTTGAGGAATGGACATTATACATTTAATATTGACAATGCAGAATTGACGATCGAAAAAACAGGTGGGAATGCGGCCACGTTAAGATTATTTGGCTTTGGAAATCAAGTGAATGTTAAGAATAATGGGAAATTTGTAGTAAACAATCCGGGAAGTGGGACAGTGAGTAACGGTGGAAGTGGTGATGGAAACCAAGGGATTCATTATACTACAGCTAACGGTATAGGTGCTGGAGATGTCAATAAATTTAGTGTTGAAGACGAAGGCTCAGAAGTAAGGATTAATGCTGATTATGGACCTGCGATTGATATGGATGAACAAAAAGGATCAATCATTGCTCGAAATGATGGCTATTTCGAAGCAAGAGGTCAAACCGCTAGCAGTAATGTAGGAATCTTTAGAACCACGAATCGATTAGAGGTTCTGTTTGATAAACCATTTTTTATGGATTTCAGTAATACTCGACCTGGCGGTGGAAATATTTTGCAAGCAGACAATTTATCTACGCTAACGGCGATTGAAAGTGATTTGTCTCTATGGAAAAAAGGGACTTCAATAGAACAAGATCCAGATTTGAACTTCCGTGATTTAGATTATGGCTTTGAGGGAGAAAATTTCAAAGATCTGGCTGCAACAAATAGACCAGAGGATTTTAACGTAACAACAATCGGAACGGAAGGGTTAACAAACTATACTCGTTTAAGTAGTAATAACGCTCGCTGGGCTGTGGCAGATGTCCTTCGAGTACCAACAACGGCAGATAAAAAAATACATGGACGAGTAAGCCTACCTGTTGGATTGAATCGAACGCGTCCAGCATGGGATGATGAAGCAGAAGTCACTGTAGAAGTCCAAAGGGCAAATGGGGAAAAAGAAGTCTATGAAAAAGTGAAATCAGTAGGGGATAGTAAAGCGAAACCTGGTATTAGTATTTATGGAGAGAAACCTCAAGGAGGACTTTTTGAGATTGATACAGGAAAATACTTTGAAGTTGGAGATAAAGTCACTATTACAAAAGTAAACTTAACAAGTGGGGAACTAACACCAGGATTTGATAATCAAATTTTGACAAAGACAGTAGAACCATTCCAAATCATTCCACCCAAACCTATCACAGTTGAGAGTAATGCGATTAACAATCAGGCCACAAGTATCAAAGGGCATGTGGAAGATAGAACGGTAGAATTTACGGCTACATTAAACGGACAACCTCTGGATACATCTAGTGTCGTTGTTGATGAGATGGGGAACTTTGAGCTGTCTCTGGAAGCAATGACGTTAAAAGAAGGAGATGAGATTCAACTCTTTGCAAGAGACCATGAAGGGTCAGCATTAAAAGCAGGAGTAGTGAATCCACCGATAACGAACAATGATACAGGGAATAGTAACCCTAGCCAAAAATTGACTTTTCATGATACATCATTTGAAGCTGCACCTACAATTAATGTGAGTGAGCTCATGCCTTTAAGCGTTCTATTCCAAGATGAAAATGGCCAGGCGATTCATAAAACGTTGACAATGTTCAAGGAACCAAATGAATCAGTTGATTTAACGAAGGAAGAGCAGATTACAAGCGCGATTCAAACATTAAAAAAACAAGAATACAATCTATTTAAAAAACCAAAACCAGAAGTAATCATAATGAACGAGGCAAAGACGGTCATATATCAATTTATGGGCCCAACAGAAGAACTAATTTCAGACAAAGAACCGCAGACAGATGAATTTGCGATTCGGGCCGTTTCTGACTTTAAATTCCCACATGTTCCAATCGGGACAACGCGAGCAATCAAGTTGGATAAATTAACACCTGAACCCTCGGAAGGTGCAAAAGGGTATAGTTCAGGAATTGAAGTGGCAGATATGTCCGGAACGGCTAAAGGCTGGAGTGTGAGTGTAGCCATGACAACACCGCTACAAACAACTGAAGGGAAAGAATTAAAAGGCTGGGAATTGTATATCCCAACTGAAAAAGTAAAATCTGGCGGAGTAGAAACCAAAGACGCGATTGGACATACGGTGACCGTGACCAAAGAAGGCGCAACAGGGTCTGTCTTTAGTGCAGCTCAAGGTAAAGGCAAAGGCCGATTTGCAGATATATTCGAATCCTATACAGAAGAAGCAACAACAGAAGAAGGACTTACTCGGAAAAAAGGTGTTCAACTGACTGTTCCAAGTGGTGCGTATAAAGGTGCGTATCAAGGGAAGCTGACTTGGACGCTGCAGAATGTACCGAATTAA